TGCGCGACATCCGTCCCGACCGGCTGATCTACTGACCTGCCTGGCGAGCGCCGGCGGCTACCGCAGCCGCTGGCACAGCGATTCATAGAGGCAGATCGCCGCAGCCGCCGCCACGTTCAGCGACTCCTCGCCGCCCGGCTGCGGAATCCGCACCACCTGCTGGCAACGCGCCAGCAGGGCCTCGTCGACGCCCTGCCCCTCGTGGCCCAGCACCCAGGCGCAGGGCGACGGCAGCCGGGTAGCATGCAGCTCGGCCTCGGTGTGCGAGCTGGTGCCCAGCAGCGGCAGTTGCAGCCGGCTCAGGTCGTCGGGAACCGCACCCTCGACGATGTGCAGCGCGAAATGCGCGCCCATGCCGGCGCGCAGCACCTTGGGCGACCACACACCCGCCGTGCCACGCAGCGCGACGACCTGACCCACCCCGAGCGCCGCGGCGCTGCGCAGGATGGAGCCGACATTGCCCGCGTCCTGCAGGCGGTCGAGCACCACCGTGGCGACGCCAGCGCGCACCTCGACCTGCGGCGTCCAGGGCAGCAGGAAGCCGCAACCGGCCGGTGATTCGAGGCCGCTCGCGGCATTGAACAAGGCGTCGGGCACCACGGCGACCCGCGCGGCGTGGCCGGCCAGCTGGCGCAGCGCCGGCCGTGCCCAGGCCGACTCTGACAGCACGGCCTGCGGCACCGCCAGGCCCCGGCCGGCACAGGCGCTGCAGAGATGGTCGCCCTCGATCCAGACCTCGCCCAGCTTGCGGTAGGCGGTCGGGTCCTGGGCGAGCTTGCGCAGCCGCACCAGCAGCGGGTTGTCCCGCGAAGTGATGTGCACCGGCGGCTGCATCAGCACTCGTCCGGCAGCACCGCCCGCACCGGGGCGAAGCTGCGCCGGTGCACAACGCAGGCGCCATGCGCCTTCAGCGCGGCCAGGTGATCCGGCGTCGGATAGCCCTTGTGCACCGCGAAGCCGTACTGCGGGTGGCGTTCATGCAGAGCCAGGCAGAGCCGGTCGCGATGCACCTTGGCCAGGATCGAGGCGGCCGAGATGGCCGGCACCCGCGCGTCGCCCTGCACGATGGCTTCGGCCGCGACCTTGAGCACCGGCAGGCGGTTGCCGTCCACCAGCACCTTGGCCGGCCGCAGCCGCAGGCCCTCGACGGCCCGGCGCATCGCCAGCATCGTCGCATGCAGGATGTTGAGGCTGTCGATCTCCTCCACGCTGGCCTCGGCGATCGAGCAGCACAGGGCCTTGGCGCGGATCTCGTCGAACAGGCGCTCGCGCACCCGCTCGGTGAGCTGCTTGGAATCGTTCAGGCCCTCGATGGGGCGGGTGTCGTCGAGGATGACGGCGGCGGCCACCACCGGGCCGGCCAGCGGACCGCGGCCGGCTTCGTCGACGCCGGCCAGCAGGCCTTGCACATCCCAGCTCAGGGGCAGCTGTTCAACGATGGAGGACTTGCGCGATCGCATCGGTGGCGGCCTGCGCGGTGTTGCGGCGCAGGCGGTGGTGCAGTTCCAGGAAACGCTGTTCGACGGCGCGGCAGCGCGCCGGATCGTCCAGCCAGGCCAGCGCCGCATCGGCCAGTGCGGCCGGCGTCGCATGGTGCTGCAGCAGCTCGGGCACGACCCAGTCCTCGCAGAGGATGTTGGGCAGGCCCACCCACGGCAGGTAGCCCATGCGCTTCATCAGCTGCCAGCTGAGCCAATGCATGGTGTAGGTGATGACCATCGGCCGCTTGAACAGCGCGGCCTCCAGCGTGGCGGTGCCGCTGGCCACCAGGGTCACGTCGCAGGCCGCCAGCACCTCGTGCGAGCGGCCGTCCACCAGGCTGACCTGCACTTGCCCGGCATGCCGCGCAAGCACCGGCTCCACCAGGCCACGCAGGCCCGGCACCAGCGGCAGCACGAAGCGCAGCCCGGGGCGGCGCCGCTGCAGTTCGGCAGCGGCGGCGACCAGGCCCGGCGTGATGTACTGCACCTCGCTGCGGCGACTGCCGGGCAACAGGGCCACGACCGTGTCCTCGGCCGCCAGGCCGAGTGCGGCGCGCGCTTCGGCACGCGGCAGGTCGAGCGGGATGGCATCGGCCAGCGGATGGCCGACATAGCTTGCCGAGATGCCGTGCTGCTGCAGCAGAGCCGGCTCGAAGGGGAAGACGCACAGCACATGGTCGGCGGCACGCCGGATCTTTTCGATCCGGTTGCCGCGCCAGGCCCAGATCGACGGGCAGACGAAATGCACCGTCTTGATGCCGGCGCCGCGCAGCCGCTCCTCCAGCCCCAGGTTGAAGTCGGGCGCGTCGACACCGATGAAGGCATCGGGCGGCTGGCGCAGCAGGCGGTCGCCCAGCTCGCGGCGGATGCCCGAAATCTCGCGGTAGTGACGCAGCACCTCGGCATAGCCGCGCACGGCCAGCTTCTCGTGCGGCCACCAGGCGTCGAAGCCGTGCGCCGCCATCCTGGGGCCGCCGATGCCTTGCGCCTGCAGCTGCGGCCAGCGCGCGCGCAACCCGCCCATCATCAGGCCGGCCAGCAGGTCACCGGAGGCTTCGCCGGCCACCAGGGCCAGACGCGGTGCTTCGCCCATCGGCGTCAGCGCACGATGCCGCGGGTGGCGGCGGACAGGAAATCGGCCATCATCGCGACATCGCCGGCGGCCTCGGGATGCTCGGCCGCGAGGGCCGAGATGGCCTGGCGGGCCGCATCGAGGGTCAGGCCGTCGCGGTACAGCAAGCGGTACATCTTCTTGGCCACCGCCAGCCGCTCGGGCGTGAAGCCACGCCGCTTGAGGCCCTCGGTGTTGAGCCCGACCGCCTTGGCGGTGTCACCGTCGGCCATCACGTAAGGCGGCAGGTCCTGCAGCAGCACGCTGCCGACCGCGGTCATTGCCTGGGCGCCGATCTTCACGAACTGGTGCACGCCGGTCATGCCGCCCAGCGTCACCCAGTCGGCGATCACCACATGGCCGCCCAGCTGGGTACCGTTGGCAATGGTGATGTGGTTGGCCAGGTGGCAGTCGTGCGCGATGTGCACATAGGCCATGATCCAGTTGTCGTTGCCGAGCGAGGTCAGGCCGCCGTCCTGCACGGTGCCGACGTTGAGCGTGCAGCACTCGCGAATGGTGTTGCGGTCGCCGATGCGCAGCTCGGTCGGCTCACCCGCGTACTTCTTGTCCTGCGGCACCGAGCCGATGGAGGCGAACTGGAAGATGCGGTTGTCACGCCCGATGGTGGTGTGGCCTTCCACCACGGCATGGGCGCCGATGCTGCTGCCCTCGCCAATGCGCACATGCGGGCCGATGACGGCATAGGGGCCGATGCTGACGTTCTCGCCCAGCTCGGCCCGGGGGTCGACGATCGCCGACGGATGTATGGTGGCCATGCCGCGCTCCTTCAGTCCTCGATGATGCGCATGGTGCACATCAGCTCGGCCTCCACCGCGAGCTCGCCGTCCACGCTGGCGCGTGCCTTGAACTTGTAGATGCCGCCGCGGGCGCGGTCGAGCTCGACCTCCAGGATGAGCTGGTCGCCCGGCTCCACCACCCGCTTGAAGCGGGCACCGTCGATGCCGACGAAGTAGTACACCGCGCGAGGGTCGAGGTCGCCACCGTCGCCAGCGAAGGACAGCAGTGCCGACGCCTGGGCCAGTGCCTCGAGCATCAGCACTCCGGGCATCACCGGACGGCTCGGGAAGTGGCCCATGAAGAACGGCTCGTTGATCGTGACGTTCTTGAGCGCCTTGACCCGCTTGCCGGGCTCCACTTCCAGCACCCGGTCCACCAGCAGGATGGGGTAGCGATGGGGGAGCTTCTTGAGAATCTGATGAATGTCCATGGTCATGGCGTGAATTTCTTTTCCAGCGCGCGCACGCGCTCCCGCAGGCCGTGCAGCTGACGCAGGGTCGCCGCATTCTTCTCCCACGACTTATTGTCATCGATGGGGAAGACGCCGCTGTACAGGCCGGGCTGCAGGATCGAGCGGGTCACCAGCGACATCGACGACACATGCACATGATCGGCCAGCGTCAGGTGCCCGAGGATGCCGGCGCCGCCGCCGACCGTACAGTGCCGGCCGATCCGTGCGCTGCCCGCCACCCCGACGCAGCCCGCCATCGCGGTGTGCGCGCCGATGTGCACGTTGTGGGCGATCTGCACCAGGTTGTCGAGCTTGACGCCGTCCTCGATCACCGTGTCGTCGAGCGCACCACGGTCGACGCAGCTGTTGGCGCCGATCTCCACATCGTCACCGATGCGCACTGCCCCCAACTGTTCGATCTTGATCCACTGCCCCTGGTCCGGCGCGAAGCCGAAGCCGTCGGCGCCGATCACGACGCCGGAATGCAGGATGCCGCGCGCGCCGATGCTGCAGCCATACAGCAGGCTGACTCGCGGCGCCAGCCGGGTCTGGGCGCCGACCCGGGCGCCCTGCCCCACCACGCTGTGGGAACCGATGACGGCACCGTCTTCGATCACCGCGCCGTCCTCGATGACGACGAAGGCCTCGATACGCACGCCTTCGCCGATGTGGGCCGAAGGCGAGACGCAGGCGCTGGGGTGCACCCCCGCAGGCGCAGCCGGCCGCACACGCCGGGCCCACCACTGGGTCAGGCGTGCGAAGTAGAGATAGGGATCGGGCGTGACGATCGCCGCACCGCGGCCCGCCGCCGCCTCCCGGAACGCCGGCGCAACGATCACGCAGCCGGCCGCGGTGGCGGCCAGCTGGGACTGGTACTTCGGGTTGGAGAGGAAGCTGAGTGTCGAGGGCGTGGCGCCCTCGAGCGGGCCGATGCGCGTGATCGCGAGGTCAGCCGGACCGATCAGTTCACCGCCGAGCTGGTCGGCGATTTCGCCCAGGCGAACATCGGTCACGGCGCCGCCGTCACTTGCCACCGTTGGCGTTGAGCGCCTTGATGACCTTCTCGGTGATGTCGACCTTGGGGCCGGCAAACACCGCTTCCTGCAGGATCAGGTCGTACTTTTCCTGCTCGAAGATCTGCTTGATGACGCGGTTGGCGCGTTCCACCACCGCCGACAGCTCTTCGTTCTTGCGCGAGTTCAGGTCTTCCTGGAACTCGCGGCGGCGGCGCTGGAAGTCGCGGTCCTGCTCGACCAGCTCGCGCTGGCGGCGCGAACGCTCGGACTCGGCCAGCGTCGGGGCTTCCTTCTCCAGCTTGTCGCCGGCGGTCTTGAGCTTGGCGGCCATGTCGGCCAGCTCTTTCTCGCGGCGCGAGAACTCCTGCTCCAGGCGCGCCTGGGCCGCCTTGGCCGGCGTGGCATCACGCAGCACGCGATCGCTGTTCACATAGCCGATCTTGAGCTCCTGCGCCTGCACGCCCTGGACTGCCATGGCCAGCAGGCCAGCAGTCAGCATGGCCCTCAAAAGATTCTTCTTCATCAGAACGCAGTCCCAATCTGAAATTGCAGTCGCTCGATTCTATCGCCTGGCTGTTTGCGCAAAGGCACCCCGTAGGCGAGCTTCAGGGGGCCCACCGGCGAGACCCAGCTGAAGCCGATGCCGGCCGAGGCCCGCATCTCCGACAGCTTGACCTTGTCCCGCTCGTCGAACACGTTGCCGGCGTCGACATAGGCGAACAGCCGCAGCGTGCGGTCGGCCCCGGAGCCCGGGAACGGCGCATACAGCTCGGTGTTGACGTTGATGCGGCGTGAGCCGCCGTAGTAGGCGCCGGTGGCATCCACCGGCCCCAGCGAGCCCTGCTCGAAGCCCCGCACCGTGCCCAGGCCACCGCTGTAGAAGTTCTTGAAGATCGGGAACGGCCGGCCCTGCAGGCCCTTGCCGTAGCCCAACTCGGTGTTGAAGGCAAAGGTGAAGCCCCGGCCCAGCGGGATGTACTGCTGGAACTGGTAGTTGCTGCGCAGGTAGCGCGCGTCGCCCACCAGGCTGAGCTCGGCATTGATGCGCTGGTAGCGGCCGCGGGTCGGCACCAGTGCGCTGTCGCGGTCGTCACGGGTCCAGCCCAGCGTGAAGGGCACTGCCAGGCTGCGGGCACCGAAAGCTTTGCGGTAGGCGTGATACTCGTTCGGCATCGCATCCGAATCGCCGCGGATCTCGGTGCTTTCGGCGCCGACGCCGAAGTACACCGTGTCGTACTCGCTGAACGGCACGCCGAAGCGGATGGAGGCACCGGGCGTCACCAGCTTGTAGTCACTGCCCTGGCTGGACAGCGGCTGGGTGGTGCGG
This genomic stretch from Eleftheria terrae harbors:
- a CDS encoding TrmH family RNA methyltransferase, with amino-acid sequence MQPPVHITSRDNPLLVRLRKLAQDPTAYRKLGEVWIEGDHLCSACAGRGLAVPQAVLSESAWARPALRQLAGHAARVAVVPDALFNAASGLESPAGCGFLLPWTPQVEVRAGVATVVLDRLQDAGNVGSILRSAAALGVGQVVALRGTAGVWSPKVLRAGMGAHFALHIVEGAVPDDLSRLQLPLLGTSSHTEAELHATRLPSPCAWVLGHEGQGVDEALLARCQQVVRIPQPGGEESLNVAAAAAICLYESLCQRLR
- the rnhB gene encoding ribonuclease HII, with the translated sequence MRSRKSSIVEQLPLSWDVQGLLAGVDEAGRGPLAGPVVAAAVILDDTRPIEGLNDSKQLTERVRERLFDEIRAKALCCSIAEASVEEIDSLNILHATMLAMRRAVEGLRLRPAKVLVDGNRLPVLKVAAEAIVQGDARVPAISAASILAKVHRDRLCLALHERHPQYGFAVHKGYPTPDHLAALKAHGACVVHRRSFAPVRAVLPDEC
- the fabZ gene encoding 3-hydroxyacyl-ACP dehydratase FabZ; the encoded protein is MDIHQILKKLPHRYPILLVDRVLEVEPGKRVKALKNVTINEPFFMGHFPSRPVMPGVLMLEALAQASALLSFAGDGGDLDPRAVYYFVGIDGARFKRVVEPGDQLILEVELDRARGGIYKFKARASVDGELAVEAELMCTMRIIED
- the lpxA gene encoding acyl-ACP--UDP-N-acetylglucosamine O-acyltransferase, producing MATIHPSAIVDPRAELGENVSIGPYAVIGPHVRIGEGSSIGAHAVVEGHTTIGRDNRIFQFASIGSVPQDKKYAGEPTELRIGDRNTIRECCTLNVGTVQDGGLTSLGNDNWIMAYVHIAHDCHLANHITIANGTQLGGHVVIADWVTLGGMTGVHQFVKIGAQAMTAVGSVLLQDLPPYVMADGDTAKAVGLNTEGLKRRGFTPERLAVAKKMYRLLYRDGLTLDAARQAISALAAEHPEAAGDVAMMADFLSAATRGIVR
- the lpxB gene encoding lipid-A-disaccharide synthase, translated to MGEAPRLALVAGEASGDLLAGLMMGGLRARWPQLQAQGIGGPRMAAHGFDAWWPHEKLAVRGYAEVLRHYREISGIRRELGDRLLRQPPDAFIGVDAPDFNLGLEERLRGAGIKTVHFVCPSIWAWRGNRIEKIRRAADHVLCVFPFEPALLQQHGISASYVGHPLADAIPLDLPRAEARAALGLAAEDTVVALLPGSRRSEVQYITPGLVAAAAELQRRRPGLRFVLPLVPGLRGLVEPVLARHAGQVQVSLVDGRSHEVLAACDVTLVASGTATLEAALFKRPMVITYTMHWLSWQLMKRMGYLPWVGLPNILCEDWVVPELLQHHATPAALADAALAWLDDPARCRAVEQRFLELHHRLRRNTAQAATDAIAQVLHR
- the lpxD gene encoding UDP-3-O-(3-hydroxymyristoyl)glucosamine N-acyltransferase; protein product: MTDVRLGEIADQLGGELIGPADLAITRIGPLEGATPSTLSFLSNPKYQSQLAATAAGCVIVAPAFREAAAGRGAAIVTPDPYLYFARLTQWWARRVRPAAPAGVHPSACVSPSAHIGEGVRIEAFVVIEDGAVIEDGAVIGSHSVVGQGARVGAQTRLAPRVSLLYGCSIGARGILHSGVVIGADGFGFAPDQGQWIKIEQLGAVRIGDDVEIGANSCVDRGALDDTVIEDGVKLDNLVQIAHNVHIGAHTAMAGCVGVAGSARIGRHCTVGGGAGILGHLTLADHVHVSSMSLVTRSILQPGLYSGVFPIDDNKSWEKNAATLRQLHGLRERVRALEKKFTP
- a CDS encoding OmpH family outer membrane protein; protein product: MLTAGLLAMAVQGVQAQELKIGYVNSDRVLRDATPAKAAQARLEQEFSRREKELADMAAKLKTAGDKLEKEAPTLAESERSRRQRELVEQDRDFQRRRREFQEDLNSRKNEELSAVVERANRVIKQIFEQEKYDLILQEAVFAGPKVDITEKVIKALNANGGK